The following proteins are co-located in the Equus caballus isolate H_3958 breed thoroughbred chromosome 15, TB-T2T, whole genome shotgun sequence genome:
- the MOB1A gene encoding MOB kinase activator 1A isoform X1 encodes MSFLFSSRSSKTFKPKKNIPEGSHQYELLKHAEATLGSGNLRQAVMLPEGEDLNEWIAVNTVDFFNQINMLYGTITEFCTEASCPVMSAGPRYEYHWADGTNIKKPIKCSAPKYIDYLMTWVQDQLDDETLFPSKIGVPFPKNFMSVAKTILKRLFRVYAHIYHQHFDSVMQLQEEAHLNTSFKHFIFFVQEFNLIDRRELAPLQELIEKLGSKDR; translated from the exons ATGAGCTTCCTCTT CAGCAGCCGCTCTTCTAAAACATTCAAACCGAAGAAGAATATCCCTGAAGGGTCTCATCAGTATGAACTCTTAAAACATGCAGAAGCAACTCTGGGAAGTGGGAATCTGAGACAAGCTGTGATGTTGCCAGAGGGAGAAGACCTTAATGAATGGATTGCCGTTAACA CTGTGGATTTCTTCAACCAGATCAACATGTTATATGGAACTATTACAGAATTCTGCACTGAAGCAAGCTGCCCAGTCATGTCTGCAGGTCCAAG ATATGAATATCATTGGGCAGATGGTACTAATATTAAAAAGCCAATCAAATGTTCTGCACCAAAATACATTGACTATTTGATGACTTGGGTTCAGGATCAACTTGATGATGAAACTCTTTTTCCGTCTAAGATTG GTGTCCCGTTTCCCAAAAACTTTATGTCTGTGGCAAAGACCATTCTAAAGCGTCTCTTCAGGGTTTATGCCCATATTTATCACCAGCACTTTGATTCTGTGATGCAGCTGCAAGAGGAGGCCCACCTCAACACCTCCTTTAagcactttattttctttgttcag gaGTTTAATCTGATTGATAGGCGGGAGTTGGCACCTCTTCAGGAGTTAATTGAGAAGCTTGGATCAAAAGACAGATAA
- the MOB1A gene encoding MOB kinase activator 1A isoform X2 produces the protein MSFLFSRSSKTFKPKKNIPEGSHQYELLKHAEATLGSGNLRQAVMLPEGEDLNEWIAVNTVDFFNQINMLYGTITEFCTEASCPVMSAGPRYEYHWADGTNIKKPIKCSAPKYIDYLMTWVQDQLDDETLFPSKIGVPFPKNFMSVAKTILKRLFRVYAHIYHQHFDSVMQLQEEAHLNTSFKHFIFFVQEFNLIDRRELAPLQELIEKLGSKDR, from the exons ATGAGCTTCCTCTT CAGCCGCTCTTCTAAAACATTCAAACCGAAGAAGAATATCCCTGAAGGGTCTCATCAGTATGAACTCTTAAAACATGCAGAAGCAACTCTGGGAAGTGGGAATCTGAGACAAGCTGTGATGTTGCCAGAGGGAGAAGACCTTAATGAATGGATTGCCGTTAACA CTGTGGATTTCTTCAACCAGATCAACATGTTATATGGAACTATTACAGAATTCTGCACTGAAGCAAGCTGCCCAGTCATGTCTGCAGGTCCAAG ATATGAATATCATTGGGCAGATGGTACTAATATTAAAAAGCCAATCAAATGTTCTGCACCAAAATACATTGACTATTTGATGACTTGGGTTCAGGATCAACTTGATGATGAAACTCTTTTTCCGTCTAAGATTG GTGTCCCGTTTCCCAAAAACTTTATGTCTGTGGCAAAGACCATTCTAAAGCGTCTCTTCAGGGTTTATGCCCATATTTATCACCAGCACTTTGATTCTGTGATGCAGCTGCAAGAGGAGGCCCACCTCAACACCTCCTTTAagcactttattttctttgttcag gaGTTTAATCTGATTGATAGGCGGGAGTTGGCACCTCTTCAGGAGTTAATTGAGAAGCTTGGATCAAAAGACAGATAA